Proteins encoded together in one Gadus chalcogrammus isolate NIFS_2021 chromosome 18, NIFS_Gcha_1.0, whole genome shotgun sequence window:
- the znf668 gene encoding zinc finger protein 668, which yields MASPQPGSQPVPEQYTPPSTESEEGHHSNEPLSKEPLPKEPLTKKRGRGRPPKPKPSFKCTVCQEALRSPSALRSHKLSAHGKAPPPPPGHACAQCAKTFPSKAQLAKHQRSHAAQRPYQCPDCHKAYKTPTELRNHSRSHSGEKPFICTECGKAFMQAICLRIHMTQHSGERPFPCPQCSKSYPMLSKLKVHLRSHTGEKPYFCAECGKSFADPSVFRKHRRNHQGHRPYVCEECGKSYTELKDLKNHERSHTGEKPYLCSDCGKAFSRSSSLACHQRIHSQSKPYQCEQCGKGFTQLSSYQSHLRTHSGEKPFLCPQCGKMFSDPSSFRRHQRAHLGFKPYPCDKCSKRFRQPADLAVHERVHSGERPYKCQSCDKAFVASWDLRRHLLVHTGLRPFSCTECDKSFAERSSLNKHRRVHSGERPFKCAKCFKSFVVSSSLRKHERTHLAERPPPETGARSPPPPGPPTAPPRFTCTRCDAAFGSWEEAQAHEGSHTPPSAKTGGSHACETCQAEFTQLADLQEHEKQHLKARAHVCSSCGKGFLNKAGLRKHQKIHSNSRPHSCHQCGKTFLFAAYLRKHLKTHPDPNMATQSRENHPIQHTDPLPPPSPPMEGPPSPNTGEPSAGTSAVTSGLSLAVPGAAFQALPECLIKEEDH from the coding sequence ATGGCATCACCACAGCCTGGAAGCCAACCAGTTCCAGAGCAATACACCCCTCCTTCCACAGAGAGTGAGGAGGGTCACCATAGTAACGAGCCGCTCAGCAAGGAGCCGCTCCCGAAGGAGCCGCTCACTAAGAAGCGGGGAAGGGGCCGTCCCCCAAAGCCCAAACCCTCGTTCAAATGCACGGTGTGCCAGGAGGCGTTGAGGAGTCCCTCCGCCCTGCGCAGCCACAAACTCTCCGCCCACGGCaaggcgccgccgccgccccccgggCACGCCTGCGCCCAGTGCGCTAAGACGTTCCCCAGCAAGGCCCAGCTCGCCAAGCACCAGCGCTCGCACGCAGCGCAGCGGCCCTACCAGTGCCCCGACTGCCACAAGGCCTACAAGACGCCCACGGAGCTGAGGAACCACTCCCGCTCCCACAGCGGGGAGAAGCCCTTCATCTGCACCGAGTGCGGCAAGGCCTTCATGCAGGCCATCTGCCTGAGGATCCACATGACACAGCACAGCGGCGAGAGGCCCTTCCCCTGCCCGCAGTGCTCCAAGAGCTACCCCATGCTGTCCAAGCTCAAGGTCCACCTGCGCTcccacaccggcgagaagccgtaTTTCTGCGCCGAATGCGGCAAGAGCTTCGCCGACCCCTCCGTGTTCAGGAAGCACCGGCGCAACCACCAAGGCCATCGGCCGTACGTGTGCGAGGAGTGCGGCAAGTCGTACACGGAGCTGAAGGACCTGAAGAACCACGAGCGCTcacacaccggggagaagccctacctGTGCTCGGACTGCGGGAAGGCCTTCTCCCGCTCGTCCTCGCTGGCCTGCCACCAGCGCATCCACTCCCAGAGCAAGCCCTACCAGTGCGAGCAGTGTGGGAAGGGCTTCACCCAGCTGTCTTCCTACCAGTCCCACCTGCGCACTCATTCGGGGGAGAAGCCCTTCCTCTGCCCGCAGTGCGGCAAGATGTTCTCCGACCCGTCCAGCTTCCGCCGCCACCAGAGGGCCCACCTGGGCTTCAAGCCCTACCCGTGTGACAAGTGCTCCAAGCGGTTCCGCCAGCCGGCCGACCTGGCCGTGCACGAGCGTGTGCACTCTGGCGAGCGGCCCTACAAGTGCCAGAGCTGCGACAAGGCCTTCGTGGCGTCCTGGGACCTGCGGCGCCACCTGCTGGTGCACACAGGGCTGCGGCCCTTCTCCTGCACTGAGTGCGACAAGTCGTTCGCCGAGCGCTCCAGCCTCAACAAGCACCGGCGCGTGCACTCGGGCGAGCGCCCCTTTAAGTGCGCCAAATGCTTCAAGTCGTTTGTCGTGTCGTCCAGCCTGCGTAAGCACGAGAGGACTCACCTCGCCGAGCGACCGCCGCCAGAGACGGGGGCccgctcccccccgccccccggcccccccaccgccccgccCCGGTTCACCTGTACCCGCTGCGACGCCGCCTTCGGCAGCTGGGAGGAGGCGCAGGCCCACGAGGGCtcccacacccccccctccgccaAGACGGGGGGCTCGCACGCCTGTGAGACCTGCCAGGCGGAGTTTACCCAGCTGGCCGACCTGCAGGAGCACGAGAAGCAGCACCTCAAGGCCAGGGCCCACGTCTGCAGCAGCTGTGGGAAGGGCTTCCTCAACAAGGCCGGGCTGCGCAAACACCAGAAGATCCACTCCAACAGCAGGCCGCACAGCTGCCACCAATGTGGCAAAACCTTCTTGTTTGCCGCCTACCTTCGCAAGCACTTGAAAACACACCCCGATCCCAACATGGCAACCCAATCCAGGGAGAACCATCCCATTCAGCAcacagaccccctccccccgccatcCCCCCCCATGGAGGGCCCGCCAAGCCCCAACACAGGGGAGCCCAGTGCTGGGACCAGTGCCGTAACCAGTGGCCTATCGTTAGCGGTGCCGGGGGCCGCGTTCCAGGCCCTGCCAGAGTGCCTGATAAAGGAGGAGGATCACTAA
- the znf646 gene encoding zinc finger protein 646: MAVQEPGRTKGFPCKQCSLVCPNMPSLLEHMETHLQDDEDRKYKCDECGRGYRHAGSLANHKKTHETGSFQCQICGKENSNTLALKSHLRSHTSQKKYACMDCGKAFRLASQLATHERVHLSKHVKEQAFRTVEDDCEESDPHEEEELFEPSVENSPEEDESGPPGHASDDPGDRPFRCDLCDKSYIHYRSLTNHKRTHQTGMFECPVCFKLFNNMAALYGHQRTHRGRGGDEPSASDGPYASPPPSHFSPHTQDSSLNFCHLCQVLFSTDEEFQEHIQMHNSSSGSYGAHGDSHDPHTVSYENSIHSPDSNFYASPVNNIPSVSSSAEHHGDYDHSEQILSNGQMFSDCSGGPTPAPMGPQGPPLPEDNEEADEGPDSGERRFKCEVCGKRYRHSGSLINHRRSHQVGIYQCSICRKSYPHLAALKSHLRLHKAQPSSFSLSSEGDWLSSEPLTLEAHAGFPPQEGEGSDSDGVLAPEQEAAGAHGPSYQEAFSQGFPQGRTVHLPQDQHLMQRHQCADCGETFADIAGIKSHACPLHQGHEAGYSGGFGARNGERAAGHPEDPVDFPGVNGNHRDQSYFSEEAFHQHAGGEDADEEDEEDGDLYQCSVCGNRYTSMRALRSHLRGHTQAHATPGSSGPSSMSSHEELKDEGDMMMMMICSTCGESFAKRQDLLAHQLSHNPPQAEVGPPHPLYADGADPAAEPQSSICGCCGLFCSSYQHLKNHGCGAGGKEEPSDGEDGAPGGRPPAPSGEQPAPRPGQGPADGGPADGGARQYKCEQCGRSYRHAGSLLNHKKSHKTGVFRCLVCQKRFYNLLALKNHQRSHFDVKRHACHECGKAFKIQKQLLNHLRRHKENQAKIQELNTQIQALMQRNGPQEAGPQRRLAQRGPNAARRRRPAARRPGSGVKAEGVTGAAASEGAGDLRPFSCDQCGRTYRHAGSLVNHKNSHKTGEYCCSVCSNTYPNQLAMRNHLRTHFAYKKHSCPSCGRGFRGRKMLLSHVCGRRRKEGLKGRRPLKTPTSKCKDCKQSFPSAQQLAAHACDQPDDDGEGPGGAAPLKQERPFTCSVCNRSYRHAGSLLNHKNTHKTGHFSCSVCSKPFTNPMALRNHTRIHTQTKKYACLTCGKAFRLASILHNHHKTHSRAAAVFSCPQCGKGFQGRSGLKRHRCQRSQESTPRASGQDDAAAAADKCFMCDLCGRSYRHAGSLLNHKKSHSEALHHCTMCLQTFPDPLTLQIHSQMKRHCCPECGKTFCLISHLQSHMDVHAKDRTPVCSPAQQSFSSPGGYGGPPPQGPYLQQGLQGAPNAGRYWNPGMDESLDGLPKLIPPLAHLGPEGAEPEEGGGEKSHVCDHCGRTYRHAGSLLNHKNSHKTGAFFCAVCQKEFTNLMALKNHRRIHTEPKRYQCLECGKAFRVSTQLICHRRIHTKEKPFACLLCDKSFSSKSNLRHHQKMHQNAQAYEAFSMDANSFMDLDMASFL; the protein is encoded by the exons ATGGCTGTGCAAGAGCCGGGCAGGACAAAAGGATTCCCTTGCAAACAGTGCAGCCTAGTATGTCCTAACATGCCCAGTCTCCTGGAGCACATGGAGACCCATCTGCAGGACGACGAGGACCGCAAGTACAAGTGTGACGAGTGTGGGCGGGGTTATCGCCACGCAGGTAGCCTGGCCAACCACAAGAAGACGCACGAGACAGGCTCTTTTCAATGTCAGATATGTGGCAAGGAGAACTCTAACACGTTGGCTCTGAAGAGCCATCTCCGAAGTCACACGTCCCAGAAGAAGTACGCCTGCATGGACTGTGGCAAGGCGTTCCGCCTAGCGAGCCAGCTGGCCACCCATGAGAGGGTGCACCTCTCCAAGCACGTGAAGGAACAGGCCTTCCGGACGGTGGAGGACGACTGCGAGGAGTCGGACCcccacgaggaggaggagctgtttgAGCCGTCGGTGGAGAACAGCCCGGAGGAGGACGAGAGCGGCCCCCCGGGCCACGCCTCCGACGACCCGGGAGACCGCCCCTTCAGGTGCGACCTCTGTGACAAGTCTTACATCCACTACAGAAGCCTCACCAACCACAAGAGGACCCACCAGACGGGCATGTTCGAGTGCCCCGTCTGCTTCAAGCTGTTCAACAACATGGCGGCTCTCTACGGCCACCAGAGGACCCACCGGGGCCGCGGCGGGGACGAGCCGTCCGCCAGCGACGGGCCGTACGCCAGCCCGCCGCCCAGCCACTTCTCCCCGCACACCCAGGACTCCTCGCTCAACTTCTGCCACTTATGTCAGGTGTTGTTCTCCACCGACGAGGAGTTCCAGGAACACATCCAGATGCACAACTCCTCTTCGGGCTCGTACGGCGCCCACGGCGACTCGCACGACCCCCACACCGTCTCCTACGAGAACAGCATCCACTCGCCCGACTCCAACTTCTACGCGTCGCCCGTCAACAACATCCCGTCAGTGTCGTCCTCCGCCGAGCATCACGGAGATTACGACCACTCCGAGCAGATCTTAAGCAACGGCCAAATGTTCTCCGACTGCTCCGGCGGCCCGACGCCCGCCCCCATGGGCCCCCAGGGCCCGCCGCTCCCGGAGGACAACGAGGAGGCGGACGAGGGCCCCGACTCCGGCGAGCGCCGATTCAAGTGCGAGGTCTGCGGCAAGCGCTACCGCCACTCAGGGAGTCTGATCAACCACAGGAGGTCCCACCAGGTGGGCATCTACCAGTGCTCCATCTGCAGGAAGAGCTACCCCCACCTGGCAGCCCTCAAGAGCCACCTGCGGCTCCACAAGGCCCAGCCGTCCTCCTTCAGCCTCAGCAGCGAGGGCGACTGGCTGTCCTCGGAGCCCCTGACCCTGGAGGCCCACGCCGGCTTCCCCCCCCAGGAAGGGGAGGGCAGCGACTCGGACGGCGTCCTGGCTCCTGAGCAGGAGGCCGCCGGAGCTCACGGCCCCTCGTACCAGGAGGCGTTCAGCCAGGGCTTCCCCCAGGGCAGGACGGTGCATCTGCCTCAGGACCAGCACCTGATGCAGAGGCACCAGTGCGCCGACTGCGGAGAGACCTTCGCAGACATCGCAGGGATCAAGTCCCACGCCTGCCCCCTGCACCAGGGCCACGAGGCCGGCTACAGCGGGGGCTTCGGGGCGAGGAACGGCGAGCGCGCCGCCGGACACCCGGAGGACCCGGTGGACTTCCCGGGCGTGAACGGGAACCACCGGGACCAGAGCTACTTCAGCGAGGAGGCCTTCCACCAACACGCCGGCGGAGAGGACGCCGACGAAGAAGACGAGGAGGACGGGGACCTGTACCAGTGCTCGGTCTGTGGAAACCGCTACACCAGCATGAGGGCCCTGCGGAGCCACCTCCGGGGCCACACGCAGGCCCACGCCACGCCCGGCAGCTCGGGGccctcctccatgtcctcccACGAGGAGCTGAAGGACGAGGGcgacatgatgatgatgatgatctgcAGCACGTGCGGAGAGAGCTTCGCCAAGAGGCAGGACCTGCTGGCCCACCAGCtctcacacaaccccccccaggCGGAGGTCGGGCCCCCGCACCCGCTCTACGCCGACGGGGCGGACCCCGCGGCGGAGCCCCAGAGCTCCATCTGCGGCTGCTGCGGCCTGTTCTGCTCCAGCTACCAGCACCTGAAGAACCACGgctgtggggcgggggggaaggaggagcccTCCGACGGGGAGgacggggccccggggggccgccCCCCCGCGCCCAGCGGGGAGCAGCCGGCCCCCCGCCCGGGCCAGGGGCCGGCGGACGGGGGGCCGGCAGACGGGGGGGCCCGTCAGTACAAGTGTGAGCAGTGCGGGCGCTCGTACCGCCACGCCGGCTCCCTGCTCAACCACAAGAAGTCCCACAAGACGGGCGTGTTCCGCTGCCTGGTCTGCCAGAAGCGCTTCTACAACCTGCTGGCGCTCAAGAACCACCAGCGCTCCCACTTCGACGTGAAAAG GCATGCCTGTCATGAGTGCGGAAAGGCGTTCAAGATCCAGAAGCAGCTGCTGAACCACCTGAGGAGACACAAGGAGAACCAGGCCAAGATCCAGGAGCTCAACACCCAGATCCAGGCCCTCATGCAGCGCAACGGGCCGCAGGAGGCCGGGCCGCAGCGCCGCCTCGCCCAGCGGGGGCCCAACGccgcgcgccgccgccgcccggcgGCCCGCAGGCCAGGCAGCGGCGTCAAGGCCGAGGGCGTGACCGGGGCCGCTGCGTCGGAGGGCGCGGGCGACCTGCGGCCGTTCTCCTGCGACCAGTGCGGCCGGACGTACCGCCACGCCGGCAGCCTGGTCAACCACAAGAACTCCCACAAGACGGGCGAGTACTGCTGCTCGGTCTGCAGCAACACCTACCCCAACCAGCTGGCCATGAGGAACCACCTGCGCACACACTTCGCCTACAAGAAGCACTCGTGTCCCAGCTGTGGGAGGGGCTTCAGGGGGAGGAAGATGCTGCTGAGCCACGTGTGCGGCCGCCGCAGGAAGGAAGGGCTCAAAGGCCGCAGGCCGCTCAAAACCCCCACCTCCAAGTGCAAGGACTGCAAGCAGAGCTTCCCCTCCGCCCAGCAGCTGGCCGCACACGCCTGCGACCAGCCCGACGACGACGGGGAGGGGCCCGGTGGGGCCGCCCCCCTCAAGCAGGAGCGGCCGTTCACCTGCAGCGTCTGCAACCGCAGCTACAGGCACGCCGGCAGCCTGCTGAACCACAAGAACACGCACAAGACGGGGCACTTCAGCTGCAGCGTGTGCTCCAAGCCCTTCACCAACCCCATGGCGCTGCGCAACCACACGCGCATCCACACGCAGACCAAGAAGTACGCCTGCCTGACCTGCGGCAAGGCCTTCCGCCTGGCCAGCATCCTGCACAACCACCACAAGACCCACAGCCGCGCGGCCGCCGTCTTCAGCTGCCCCCAGTGCGGCAAGGGCTTCCAGGGCCGCTCGGGCCTCAAGCGCCACCGCTGCCAACGCTCCCAGGAGAGCACGCCGCGCGCCAGCGGCCAGgacgacgccgccgccgccgccgacaagTGCTTCAT GTGTGACCTGTGCGGCCGCTCCTACCGCCACGCGGGCTCCCTCCTGAACCACAAGAAGAGCCACTCGGAGGCGCTGCACCACTGCACCATGTGTCTGCAGACCTTCCCcgaccccctcaccctccagaTCCACTCCCAGATGAAGCGCCACTGCTGCCCCGAGTGCGGCAAGACCTTCTGCCTCATCTCGCACCTCCAGAGCCACATGGACGTCCACGCCAAGGACCGCACCCCCGTCTGCAGCCCGGCCCAGCAGAGCTTCTCCAGCCCGGGGGGCTACGGCGGCCCCCCGCCCCAGGGCCCCTACCTCCAGCAGGGGCTccagggcgcccccaacgccgGCCGCTACTGGAACCCGGGCATGGACGAGAGCCTGGACGGGCTCCCCAAGCTCATCCCGCCGCTGGCCCACCTGGGgccggagggggcggagccggagGAGGGCGGCGGGGAGAAGAGCCACGTGTGCGACCACTGCGGCCGCACATACCGCCACGCGGGCTCCCTGCTCAACCACAAGAACAGCCACAAGACGGGTGCCTTCTTCTGCGCCGTGTGCCAGAAGGAGTTCACCAACCTGATGGCGCTGAAGAACCACCGCCGCATCCACACGGAGCCCAAGCGCTACCAGTGCCTGGAGTGCGGCAAGGCGTTCCGCGTGTCCACACAGCTCATCTGCCACCGCCGCATCCACACCAAAGAGAAGCCCTTCGCCTGCCTGCTCTGCGACAAGAGCTTCTCCAGCAAGTCCAACCTGCGGCACCACCAGAAGATGCACCAGAACGCCCAGGCCTACGAGGCCTTCAGCATGGACGCCAACAGCTTCATGGACCTGGACATGGCCTCCTTCCTCTGA